From a region of the Streptomyces sp. NBC_01454 genome:
- a CDS encoding M23 family metallopeptidase — protein sequence MNDRHPSEAQPLTGSPSDASYAHYPAYDSYGHQSPAGTAEYGDGDPLFGSLPGSYETGMYDTGTYDTGMYDTGACGAGANGMSTYGTGTFHAGGYGGGAGAADGGQAAYDTGAYPTMQWDTGAYDTGAYPQAAAGGYDPYAHTPHEQPAQHTTGYSPSPYETAGYETAGYETGGYETAGYETAAYGTGGYQATAYEATSYGYGGFDTGSFATGGYDTGGYDTGSWATGAYQTAETFESTGGFDALGRQATTVQETADHEATAVWSTIDQGLIAGIPAQAGPPAAEAGHWDNATWDGTAPADHAGSDRHGGGAYESGAYGSDAYDTGRHHADGTSGADDAASVADAMTQAMPITLAPDAPAGRRAAGPDAGKAGRGRGRRRPVKRSALLTIAVPSVATLGICAVAAASVAHFGEDDKTEATAQSAPDATAVKPSAANSKLDTQLAGLSASADDFRDRASRTQERIDLKERQSLDRKRKAEDAARKEAARPKFVLPVTQHGLSATFGQAGVNWMSVHTGIDFPVSYGTPVMSATDGTIRTQWNSAYGNMAIVTAPDGTETWYCHLSSTKIRSGEVKAGERIAYSGNSGNSTGPHLHFEVRPGGGAAVDPQPWLRDHGLNPN from the coding sequence GTGAACGACCGTCACCCATCGGAGGCTCAGCCTCTGACCGGCTCTCCTTCCGACGCCTCGTATGCGCACTATCCGGCCTACGACTCCTACGGGCACCAGTCCCCGGCCGGCACCGCCGAATACGGCGACGGCGACCCGCTGTTCGGCTCGCTTCCCGGCTCGTACGAAACCGGGATGTATGACACCGGCACCTATGACACCGGGATGTACGACACCGGTGCGTGCGGCGCGGGTGCCAACGGAATGAGTACGTACGGCACGGGCACCTTCCACGCCGGCGGGTACGGCGGCGGGGCCGGTGCGGCGGACGGCGGTCAGGCCGCCTACGACACCGGCGCCTACCCCACGATGCAGTGGGACACCGGCGCCTATGACACCGGCGCCTACCCGCAGGCGGCTGCCGGGGGCTACGACCCGTACGCGCACACCCCCCATGAGCAGCCCGCGCAGCACACCACCGGCTACTCCCCCTCCCCGTATGAAACGGCCGGGTACGAGACCGCCGGGTACGAAACGGGCGGGTACGAGACCGCCGGATACGAGACCGCCGCGTACGGAACCGGCGGATACCAGGCGACCGCGTACGAAGCCACCTCGTACGGGTACGGCGGGTTCGACACCGGAAGCTTTGCCACCGGCGGCTATGACACCGGTGGTTACGACACCGGCAGTTGGGCCACCGGCGCCTACCAGACCGCCGAGACCTTCGAGAGCACCGGCGGCTTCGACGCCCTCGGCCGACAGGCCACCACGGTCCAGGAGACCGCGGATCACGAGGCCACCGCGGTCTGGTCGACCATCGACCAGGGTCTGATCGCTGGCATCCCGGCGCAGGCCGGCCCGCCGGCGGCCGAGGCCGGCCACTGGGACAACGCCACGTGGGACGGCACCGCGCCCGCCGACCACGCCGGGAGCGACCGGCACGGCGGCGGCGCGTACGAGTCCGGTGCGTACGGATCCGACGCATACGACACCGGACGGCACCACGCGGACGGCACCTCCGGCGCCGATGACGCCGCCTCCGTCGCGGACGCCATGACGCAGGCGATGCCGATCACCCTCGCGCCCGACGCCCCCGCCGGCCGCCGGGCCGCCGGGCCGGACGCCGGGAAGGCCGGCCGCGGCCGGGGCCGGCGGCGCCCGGTGAAGCGGTCGGCGCTGCTGACCATCGCCGTCCCCTCGGTCGCCACCCTGGGAATCTGCGCCGTGGCCGCCGCGTCCGTCGCCCACTTCGGCGAGGACGACAAGACCGAGGCGACCGCCCAGTCGGCGCCCGACGCGACGGCCGTCAAGCCGTCCGCGGCCAACAGCAAGCTCGACACCCAGCTCGCCGGGCTCAGCGCCAGCGCCGATGACTTCCGCGACCGGGCCAGCCGGACGCAGGAGCGCATCGACCTCAAGGAGCGCCAGTCGCTGGACCGCAAGCGCAAGGCGGAGGACGCGGCCCGCAAGGAGGCCGCACGCCCCAAGTTCGTGCTGCCCGTCACCCAGCACGGGCTGAGCGCCACCTTCGGCCAGGCCGGCGTCAACTGGATGTCCGTGCACACCGGAATCGACTTCCCGGTCAGTTACGGCACCCCGGTCATGTCCGCCACCGACGGCACCATCCGCACCCAGTGGAACTCCGCCTACGGCAATATGGCGATCGTGACGGCGCCCGACGGCACGGAGACCTGGTACTGCCATCTGAGCAGCACCAAGATCCGTTCCGGGGAGGTCAAAGCCGGTGAGCGGATTGCCTATTCGGGCAACTCCGGCAACTCCACCGGGCCGCATCTGCACTTCGAGGTGCGCCCGGGCGGCGGCGCGGCGGTCGACCCGCAGCCGTGGCTGCGCGACCACGGCCTCAACCCGAACTGA
- a CDS encoding DUF5691 domain-containing protein gives MTSNTHALSSTNSTSPTTPASPASPLVPASPASAASAAPADWSALVSAALLGTERRTPPVAMRAGQDGAAALLDAAAVSTVRRRAALRPAPAGERPAPAPADPRPVLPPAARRRLSLLLADRGAAGGSRRGTAPDLTELLPQWLAAAGEYGYRAPEALLPALLDAARARTDLRPAALTLAGPRALWLARLNDEWKFALRGIGGPAGFPVGDDPEGIRQRWEEGLFAERVALLTTLRRHDPPAGLALLATTWPTERAEDRLMFLDSLREDLSAADEPFLEQALSDRSRNVRATAAEFLSALPGSAFAARMAERAHTCIGPDRMSGSTMIAVEAPHECDAAMQRDGMAPTPPSGRGERSWWLGQLVEAAPLEGWRARFGGRAPAAIVALPVADDWRTELHDAWCRAAVRQQNADWARALLGAPGAPSPASDVSPAGSSRDLTKLLAVLPADERARWVAEFIAAHGLSDAFRMLGVCAVPWAEPLGRAVVDALDIARDAGSYPWSFSGVMGLAERCLDPAAADRLDMLTAVTDEPEGASPGSGGYWSEAFQRLVTTLRLRATMRAELAPPPAAADPAGEPGRRAP, from the coding sequence ATGACGAGCAACACCCACGCCCTGAGCAGCACGAACAGCACCTCACCCACTACACCCGCTTCTCCCGCCTCACCCCTCGTGCCCGCCTCACCCGCCTCGGCCGCCTCGGCCGCCCCCGCTGACTGGTCCGCCCTCGTGAGTGCCGCGCTGCTCGGGACCGAGCGCCGGACCCCGCCGGTGGCGATGCGGGCCGGGCAGGACGGCGCGGCGGCGCTCCTGGACGCGGCCGCGGTGAGCACGGTGCGCCGGCGCGCCGCGCTGCGCCCCGCGCCGGCCGGCGAGCGGCCCGCCCCGGCCCCGGCCGATCCACGTCCCGTGCTGCCGCCCGCGGCACGCCGCCGGCTGTCCCTCCTGCTCGCCGACCGCGGCGCCGCCGGCGGCAGCCGCCGCGGGACGGCCCCCGACCTCACCGAACTGCTCCCCCAGTGGCTGGCCGCCGCCGGCGAATACGGCTACCGCGCCCCGGAGGCGCTGCTTCCGGCGCTGCTCGACGCCGCCCGGGCCCGTACGGATCTGCGGCCCGCCGCGCTGACGCTGGCGGGACCGCGTGCCCTGTGGCTGGCGCGGCTCAACGACGAATGGAAGTTCGCGCTGCGCGGGATCGGAGGCCCGGCCGGGTTCCCCGTCGGTGACGACCCCGAGGGCATACGGCAGCGGTGGGAGGAGGGCCTGTTCGCGGAACGGGTCGCCCTGCTGACCACGCTGCGCCGGCACGACCCGCCGGCCGGCCTGGCCCTGCTGGCCACGACCTGGCCCACGGAACGGGCCGAGGACCGCCTGATGTTCCTCGACTCGCTGCGCGAGGACCTCTCGGCGGCGGATGAGCCCTTCCTCGAACAGGCACTGTCCGACCGCAGCCGCAACGTCCGCGCCACGGCCGCCGAGTTCCTCTCCGCCCTGCCCGGTTCCGCGTTCGCGGCCCGTATGGCCGAGCGTGCGCACACCTGCATCGGCCCGGACCGCATGTCGGGCAGCACGATGATCGCGGTGGAGGCGCCACACGAATGCGATGCGGCGATGCAACGGGACGGCATGGCGCCCACGCCGCCCTCCGGACGGGGTGAACGCTCCTGGTGGCTGGGCCAGTTGGTGGAGGCGGCGCCACTGGAGGGCTGGCGCGCACGCTTCGGGGGCCGCGCGCCGGCGGCGATCGTCGCGCTGCCGGTGGCCGACGACTGGCGGACGGAGCTGCACGACGCCTGGTGCCGCGCCGCCGTGCGCCAGCAGAACGCCGACTGGGCGCGGGCGCTGCTGGGTGCGCCGGGCGCACCGTCCCCGGCCTCCGACGTCTCACCGGCCGGCTCGTCGCGGGATCTGACGAAGCTGCTCGCCGTGCTGCCCGCGGACGAACGGGCCCGGTGGGTGGCGGAGTTCATCGCGGCGCACGGCCTGTCGGACGCCTTCCGGATGCTGGGGGTGTGCGCGGTCCCCTGGGCGGAGCCGCTGGGCCGCGCGGTCGTCGACGCGCTGGACATCGCCCGGGACGCGGGCAGCTACCCCTGGAGCTTCAGCGGGGTGATGGGCCTGGCCGAGCGGTGTCTGGACCCGGCGGCCGCGGACCGTCTCGACATGCTCACCGCCGTCACCGACGAGCCCGAGGGCGCCTCACCGGGCTCCGGCGGCTACTGGTCCGAGGCCTTCCAGCGCCTGGTCACCACCCTGCGGCTGCGCGCCACGATGCGCGCCGAGCTGGCGCCGCCGCCCGCCGCCGCCGATCCGGCCGGGGAGCCCGGCCGGAGGGCGCCATGA
- a CDS encoding C40 family peptidase, whose amino-acid sequence MTATVASHRKPRQHPLASLTGGTRTARTAATLALAGAATATVFDGTGQAAPQPTPAQVKGRINALYQEAEVATQNYNGAKEAAGTARRELSRLQDEAARRTQKLNTARTELGALAASQYRSGGVDPTVRLLLSADPQRYLDGAAVLERTGSHQATAVAGYARRLGSVRQVRQRAEETAERLAATEATLKKHRVTVVHKLDAAEQLLNRLTAEQRKRMAGRDGDGDGDGDGKEAAGRDHPDRGTRGDGPLDGITHGAGIAPGAGGAAAAAPNPRAARAVSFAYAALGKPYVWGATGPSAYDCSGLTQAAWKSGGVALPRTTYTQISSGPRVDRSQLAPGDLVFFYSGISHVGLYIGDGKMIHAPHPGAPVRIAPIDQMPFAAATRPA is encoded by the coding sequence GTGACGGCCACCGTGGCCTCGCACCGCAAGCCCCGGCAGCATCCGCTCGCCTCGCTGACCGGCGGCACGCGCACCGCGCGCACCGCCGCCACGCTGGCACTCGCCGGTGCCGCCACCGCCACCGTCTTCGACGGCACCGGCCAGGCCGCGCCCCAGCCCACCCCCGCCCAGGTCAAGGGCCGGATCAACGCGCTGTACCAGGAGGCAGAGGTGGCCACGCAGAACTACAACGGTGCGAAGGAAGCCGCCGGCACCGCACGCCGGGAGCTGAGCCGGCTGCAGGACGAGGCCGCCCGCAGGACCCAGAAGCTCAACACCGCCCGCACCGAGCTGGGCGCCCTGGCCGCGAGCCAGTACCGCTCCGGCGGGGTGGACCCGACCGTCCGGCTGCTGCTGTCCGCGGATCCGCAGCGCTATCTCGACGGCGCCGCGGTCCTGGAGCGTACGGGCAGCCATCAGGCGACCGCGGTGGCCGGTTACGCGCGCCGGCTCGGCAGCGTACGGCAGGTCCGGCAGCGGGCCGAGGAGACCGCGGAGCGGCTGGCGGCCACCGAGGCCACGCTGAAGAAGCACCGGGTCACGGTCGTCCACAAGCTGGACGCCGCCGAGCAGTTGCTGAACCGGCTGACCGCCGAGCAGCGGAAGCGGATGGCGGGCCGGGACGGCGACGGCGACGGCGACGGCGACGGCAAGGAGGCTGCCGGCCGGGACCACCCGGACCGGGGGACGCGCGGGGACGGCCCCCTCGACGGGATCACCCACGGCGCGGGGATCGCCCCCGGCGCCGGGGGTGCCGCGGCGGCCGCCCCCAACCCCCGTGCCGCGCGGGCCGTTTCCTTCGCCTACGCCGCGCTGGGCAAGCCGTACGTCTGGGGCGCGACGGGCCCCTCCGCGTACGACTGCTCGGGGCTGACCCAGGCCGCCTGGAAGTCCGGCGGCGTCGCCCTGCCCCGGACCACCTACACCCAGATCAGCTCCGGCCCGCGGGTCGACCGGTCCCAACTCGCCCCCGGTGACCTGGTGTTCTTCTACTCCGGCATCAGCCATGTGGGGCTCTACATCGGCGACGGCAAGATGATCCACGCCCCGCATCCGGGGGCGCCGGTACGCATCGCGCCGATCGACCAGATGCCGTTCGCCGCGGCCACCCGTCCGGCTTAG
- a CDS encoding alpha/beta hydrolase produces MSLTGTPFFLTSITLLIVAVVLPLALWGRVAGPPLVRGLARLLMLLFAQVTAITLVFVLVNNANNLYDTWGDLLGTDSHVAAARDLGPDGMGGQQIKNEPKQIQQFRPADDPRVGAGVRMTDLKGRISGVVGEVYVWLPPQYNDPAYRNKKFPVVELLPGYPGSAKSWLGSLHAAEQLQPLMQSGQVKPAILVAPRTNLLAGADTGCVNIPGQVNADSWLTVDVRKMVIDNFRAGDKPGSWALAGYSAGAHCAAKLALAHPDRYRAAVAMSGYNDPALERDSLAGKDPKLRIESNPLHILKAANAAGKPPRTALYVSGAAGDGYQAGIGLRQLAKRPTTVAVQLIPANAGGHTTAVWRHQVPEIFHWLGRQLRA; encoded by the coding sequence ATGAGCCTGACGGGCACGCCCTTCTTCCTCACCTCGATCACGCTGTTGATTGTCGCCGTCGTGCTGCCGCTCGCCCTGTGGGGCCGGGTAGCCGGCCCGCCTCTGGTGCGCGGTCTCGCACGGCTGTTGATGCTGCTGTTCGCCCAGGTCACGGCCATCACCTTGGTCTTCGTCCTGGTCAACAACGCCAACAATCTCTACGACACCTGGGGCGATCTGCTCGGCACCGACAGTCATGTCGCGGCGGCCCGGGACCTCGGCCCCGACGGTATGGGCGGCCAGCAGATCAAAAACGAGCCCAAGCAGATCCAGCAGTTCCGCCCCGCCGACGACCCCCGGGTGGGCGCCGGTGTGCGGATGACCGACCTCAAGGGCCGGATATCCGGGGTCGTCGGCGAGGTGTACGTCTGGCTGCCGCCGCAGTACAACGACCCGGCCTACCGGAACAAGAAGTTCCCGGTGGTCGAGCTGCTGCCCGGCTACCCCGGCTCGGCGAAGTCCTGGCTGGGCTCCCTGCACGCCGCCGAACAGCTCCAGCCGCTGATGCAGAGCGGCCAGGTCAAGCCGGCCATCCTGGTCGCGCCGCGCACCAACCTCCTCGCCGGCGCGGACACCGGATGCGTCAACATCCCCGGGCAGGTCAACGCCGACAGCTGGCTGACGGTCGACGTACGCAAGATGGTCATCGACAACTTCCGCGCCGGCGACAAGCCGGGCTCCTGGGCTCTGGCCGGCTACTCGGCGGGCGCGCACTGCGCCGCCAAGCTCGCCCTGGCCCACCCGGACCGCTACCGTGCCGCGGTCGCCATGTCCGGCTACAACGACCCGGCGCTGGAACGCGATTCGCTCGCCGGCAAGGACCCCAAGCTGCGCATCGAGTCCAACCCGCTGCACATCCTGAAGGCCGCCAACGCGGCCGGCAAGCCGCCGCGCACCGCCCTGTACGTGTCGGGTGCGGCGGGCGACGGCTACCAGGCCGGCATCGGGCTGCGCCAGCTCGCCAAGCGCCCCACGACGGTGGCCGTGCAGCTGATCCCGGCGAACGCGGGCGGCCACACCACGGCCGTGTGGCGCCACCAGGTACCGGAGATCTTCCACTGGCTGGGGAGGCAGCTCCGGGCGTGA
- the pcrA gene encoding DNA helicase PcrA, which translates to MSSLFDDSFLADLGHKGEEHPPPPEDGHEPAPEEIPADLFGGKFDAPGPRETHYRDGAARPAVDAAALLEGLNDEQKAAVVHTGGPLLIVAGAGSGKTRVLTHRIAHLLAERHVHPGQILAITFTNKAAGEMKERVEELVGPRANAMWVSTFHSACVRILRRESKKLGFTSSFSIYDAADSKRLMALVCRDLDLDPKRYPPKSFSAKISNLKNELIDEESFAGTAADGFEKTLAEAYAMYQARLREANALDFDDIIMTTVSLLQAFPDVAEHYRRRFRHVLVDEYQDTNHAQYTLVRELVGPAESAAELCVVGDADQSIYAFRGATIRNILQFEEDYPDATTILLEQNYRSSQTILSAANAVIERNENRRPKNLWTDAGSGPGITGYVADTEHDEAQFVADEIDRLTDAGDAKAGDVAVFYRTNAQSRVFEEIFIRVGLPYKVVGGVRFYERKEVRDVLAYLRVLANPEDTVPLRRILNVPKRGIGDRAEAMIDALSGREKITFPQALRRVDEAYGMAARSANAVKRFNVLMEELRTIVESGAGPATVLEAVLERTGYLAELQASTDPQDETRIENLQELAAVALEFEQDRGVDAEAPGTAVAGGTLSDFLEQVALVADSDQIPDEDEDGSGVITLMTLHTAKGLEFPVVFLTGMEDGVFPHMRSLGQTKELEEERRLAYVGITRARERLYVTRSTMRSAWGQPSYNPPSRFLEEIPGEYVEWKRTGQATPSASMGGLSGGAGGGLGSALSSRTKGPSGFATRRAKDRQVVSLTVGDRVTHDSFGLGTVVGVKGSGDNAEATIDFGGEKPKRLLLRYAPVEKL; encoded by the coding sequence ATGAGCAGCCTCTTTGACGACAGCTTCCTGGCGGACCTCGGCCACAAGGGCGAGGAGCACCCGCCGCCTCCCGAGGACGGGCACGAGCCAGCCCCCGAGGAGATCCCCGCCGACCTCTTCGGCGGGAAATTCGACGCGCCCGGCCCCAGAGAGACCCACTACCGCGACGGCGCCGCCCGCCCCGCCGTGGATGCCGCCGCGCTGCTCGAGGGGCTCAACGACGAGCAGAAGGCCGCCGTGGTGCACACCGGCGGCCCGCTGCTGATCGTCGCCGGCGCCGGCTCCGGCAAGACCCGGGTGCTCACCCACCGCATCGCCCATCTGCTGGCCGAGCGCCATGTCCACCCCGGCCAGATCCTCGCGATCACCTTCACCAACAAGGCCGCGGGCGAGATGAAGGAGCGCGTCGAGGAGCTCGTCGGCCCGCGCGCGAACGCCATGTGGGTCTCCACCTTCCACAGCGCCTGCGTCCGCATCCTGCGCCGCGAGTCCAAGAAGCTGGGCTTCACCTCCTCCTTCTCGATCTACGACGCCGCCGACTCCAAGCGCCTGATGGCGCTGGTCTGCCGCGATCTGGATCTGGACCCCAAGCGCTACCCGCCCAAGTCCTTCAGCGCGAAGATCTCCAACCTCAAGAACGAGCTCATCGACGAGGAGAGCTTCGCCGGGACGGCCGCCGACGGGTTCGAGAAGACGCTGGCCGAGGCGTATGCGATGTACCAGGCCCGGCTGCGCGAGGCCAACGCCCTGGACTTCGACGACATCATCATGACGACGGTCAGTCTGCTCCAGGCCTTCCCGGATGTCGCCGAGCACTACCGCCGCCGCTTCCGCCATGTCCTCGTCGACGAGTACCAGGACACCAACCACGCCCAGTACACCCTCGTGCGCGAGCTGGTCGGCCCCGCCGAATCGGCGGCCGAGCTGTGCGTCGTCGGCGACGCCGACCAGTCGATCTACGCCTTCCGCGGTGCCACCATCCGCAACATCCTCCAGTTCGAGGAGGACTACCCCGACGCGACCACGATCCTGCTGGAGCAGAACTACCGCTCCTCGCAGACGATCCTGTCCGCCGCCAACGCCGTCATCGAGCGCAACGAGAACCGCCGCCCCAAGAACCTCTGGACCGACGCCGGCAGCGGCCCCGGGATCACCGGCTATGTCGCCGACACCGAGCACGACGAGGCGCAGTTCGTCGCCGACGAGATCGACCGCCTGACGGACGCCGGCGACGCCAAGGCCGGCGACGTCGCCGTCTTCTACCGCACCAACGCCCAGTCCCGGGTCTTCGAAGAGATCTTCATCCGGGTCGGGCTGCCCTACAAGGTCGTCGGCGGAGTGCGCTTCTACGAGCGCAAGGAGGTCCGCGACGTCCTCGCGTATCTGCGGGTGCTCGCCAACCCCGAGGACACCGTCCCGCTGCGCCGCATCCTGAACGTCCCCAAGCGCGGCATCGGCGACCGCGCCGAGGCGATGATCGACGCCCTGTCGGGGCGCGAGAAGATCACCTTCCCGCAGGCGCTGCGCCGGGTCGACGAGGCGTACGGCATGGCGGCCCGCTCCGCCAACGCCGTCAAGCGCTTCAACGTCCTCATGGAGGAGCTGCGCACCATCGTCGAGTCCGGCGCCGGCCCCGCCACCGTCCTGGAAGCGGTCCTGGAGCGCACGGGCTACCTCGCCGAGCTCCAGGCCTCCACCGACCCGCAGGACGAGACCCGGATCGAGAACCTCCAGGAACTCGCCGCCGTGGCCCTGGAATTCGAGCAGGACCGCGGTGTGGATGCGGAGGCACCCGGCACTGCCGTTGCGGGGGGCACCCTCTCCGACTTCCTGGAGCAGGTCGCCCTGGTCGCCGACTCCGACCAGATCCCGGACGAGGACGAGGACGGCAGCGGCGTCATCACCCTCATGACGCTGCACACCGCCAAGGGCCTGGAGTTCCCGGTCGTCTTCCTGACCGGCATGGAGGACGGCGTCTTCCCGCACATGCGCTCGCTGGGCCAGACCAAGGAGCTGGAGGAGGAGCGCCGGCTGGCCTACGTCGGCATCACCCGCGCCCGCGAGCGGCTTTACGTCACCCGCTCGACGATGCGCAGCGCCTGGGGCCAGCCCTCGTACAACCCGCCCTCCCGGTTCCTGGAGGAGATCCCGGGCGAGTACGTGGAGTGGAAGCGCACGGGCCAGGCGACGCCGTCCGCGTCGATGGGCGGGCTCTCGGGCGGCGCCGGTGGCGGCTTGGGCTCCGCGCTGTCGTCGCGCACCAAGGGGCCGAGCGGCTTCGCCACCCGCCGGGCCAAGGACCGCCAGGTCGTCTCGCTGACCGTCGGCGACCGCGTCACCCACGACAGCTTCGGGCTCGGCACGGTCGTGGGCGTCAAGGGCAGCGGCGACAACGCCGAGGCGACCATCGACTTCGGCGGCGAGAAGCCCAAGCGGCTGCTGCTGCGGTACGCGCCGGTGGAGAAGCTGTAG
- a CDS encoding C40 family peptidase yields MASHRKPRTSVLASPGGRRTAAGLTTAALASVTLLSQTADAAPRAPKPTVEEVKKKVDDLYHQAEVATEKYNGAKERAGEQQHTVDGLLNAAAKRAEQMNRSRHQLGMYASAQYRTGGMNPTAQLMLAKDPQQFFDRSHLMERLTGRQKQAVTDYQEQAAAAAHQRAEATDSLERLQKSQASLKESKRSVQDKLTEARQLLSRLTAQEKARLAQLEREKEAAAKRKADEEARRQRERQHDGGGSAGGQTGGGSDGGGSTGTPSSTKAAQAIAFARAQIGKPYVWGATGPSSYDCSGLTQAAWKATGVTMPRTTWDQVKIGTRVSTKDLQPGDLVFFFDDISHVGMYIGDGKMIHAPHPGASVRVESIYYMPIYGSVRPG; encoded by the coding sequence TTGGCGTCCCATCGCAAGCCGCGCACCAGCGTCCTCGCCTCGCCCGGAGGCCGCCGTACGGCTGCCGGGCTCACCACCGCTGCCCTCGCGTCGGTCACCCTGCTCTCGCAGACCGCCGACGCGGCCCCCAGGGCGCCGAAACCCACCGTCGAAGAGGTCAAGAAGAAGGTCGACGACCTCTACCACCAGGCCGAGGTGGCCACCGAGAAGTACAACGGAGCCAAGGAGCGCGCCGGCGAACAGCAGCACACCGTCGACGGCCTGCTCAACGCCGCGGCCAAGCGCGCCGAGCAGATGAACAGGTCCCGGCACCAGCTGGGCATGTACGCGTCGGCCCAGTACCGCACCGGCGGGATGAACCCGACGGCGCAGCTGATGCTCGCCAAGGACCCGCAGCAGTTCTTCGACCGCAGCCATCTCATGGAGCGGCTGACCGGCCGGCAGAAGCAGGCCGTCACCGACTACCAGGAGCAGGCGGCGGCCGCGGCGCACCAGCGGGCCGAAGCGACCGACAGCCTGGAGCGGCTGCAGAAGTCGCAGGCGTCCCTCAAGGAGTCCAAGCGCTCCGTCCAGGACAAGCTGACCGAGGCCCGTCAGCTGCTGTCCCGGCTGACCGCGCAGGAGAAGGCGCGGCTGGCGCAGCTGGAGCGCGAGAAGGAGGCGGCCGCCAAGCGCAAGGCCGACGAGGAGGCGCGCAGGCAGCGCGAGCGGCAGCACGACGGCGGCGGTTCCGCGGGCGGCCAGACCGGTGGCGGCTCGGACGGCGGCGGTTCGACCGGCACCCCGTCCTCCACCAAGGCCGCGCAGGCGATCGCCTTCGCCCGCGCCCAGATCGGCAAGCCGTACGTCTGGGGTGCGACCGGCCCCAGCTCCTACGACTGCTCGGGGCTGACGCAGGCGGCGTGGAAGGCGACCGGCGTCACGATGCCGCGGACCACCTGGGACCAGGTCAAGATCGGCACGCGGGTGTCCACCAAGGATCTGCAACCCGGTGACCTGGTGTTCTTCTTCGACGACATCAGCCACGTCGGGATGTACATAGGCGACGGCAAGATGATCCACGCGCCGCACCCGGGCGCCAGCGTCCGGGTGGAGTCGATCTACTACATGCCCATCTACGGGAGCGTCCGCCCGGGCTGA
- a CDS encoding esterase/lipase family protein, giving the protein MQALPFLSAPLLLARLLAAPLQCARLLPTRTPSLLLRSTVVDLAVLAAHLLLYPTGIPRERPLPHPAAEPPQGHLTPEVPQPATTPPTLLPTVGRAHPPVLLLHGFIDNRSVFVLLRRSLHRHGWRHVEALNYSPLTCDLRKAAELLGRHVAEVCARTGHRRVDIVGHSLGGLIARYYVQRLGGDAHVRTLVTLGTPHSGTRIAPLMSAHPIVRQMRPDSEVIRELSLPAPNCRTQFVAFWSEEDQVMIPATTARIDHPDVLAYNVQVTGVGHLALPVNGTVAAGIREALSSAEEAQGTADTISVA; this is encoded by the coding sequence ATGCAGGCCCTGCCCTTTCTCTCCGCACCCCTTCTGCTCGCGCGCCTGCTTGCCGCACCGCTCCAGTGCGCGCGCCTGCTCCCCACCCGCACCCCTTCCCTCCTGCTCCGCAGCACGGTCGTCGACCTGGCGGTGCTCGCCGCCCACCTTCTGCTCTATCCGACCGGCATCCCCCGGGAACGCCCCCTGCCACACCCCGCCGCCGAACCCCCGCAAGGACATCTGACGCCGGAGGTCCCGCAGCCGGCCACCACCCCGCCGACCCTGCTGCCGACCGTGGGCCGGGCACATCCGCCGGTCCTCCTGCTCCACGGCTTCATCGACAACCGCTCCGTCTTCGTCCTGCTGCGCCGCTCACTGCACCGGCACGGCTGGCGCCATGTCGAAGCGCTCAACTACTCCCCGCTGACCTGCGATCTCCGCAAGGCCGCCGAGTTGCTCGGCCGACATGTGGCGGAGGTGTGCGCGCGGACCGGTCATCGCCGGGTGGACATCGTGGGCCACAGCCTCGGCGGACTCATCGCCCGCTACTACGTACAGCGGCTCGGCGGCGACGCCCATGTCCGGACGCTTGTCACGCTCGGCACCCCGCACTCCGGCACCCGTATCGCGCCCCTGATGTCGGCGCACCCGATCGTGCGGCAGATGCGGCCCGATTCCGAGGTGATCAGGGAGTTGTCGCTTCCGGCGCCGAATTGCCGCACCCAATTCGTGGCCTTCTGGAGCGAGGAGGACCAAGTGATGATTCCGGCCACGACGGCCAGAATCGATCACCCGGATGTGCTCGCGTACAACGTCCAAGTCACCGGTGTCGGGCATCTCGCCCTGCCGGTCAACGGCACCGTCGCCGCCGGAATACGGGAGGCACTGTCGTCGGCGGAAGAGGCACAAGGAACGGCGGACACCATTTCGGTGGCCTGA
- a CDS encoding cobalamin B12-binding domain-containing protein, which yields MSVARQDGAQAGSQGAAGRSGPIRVVVAKPGLDGHDRGAKVIARALRDAGMEVIYTGLHQTPEQIVDTAIQEDADAIGLSILSGAHNTLFAKVIALLEERDAADIKVFGGGIIPEADIPPLKAQGVAEIFTPGATTASIVEWVRANVRSLAV from the coding sequence ATGAGTGTGGCGCGGCAGGACGGGGCACAAGCGGGAAGCCAGGGCGCGGCGGGCAGGTCGGGGCCGATCCGTGTGGTGGTGGCCAAGCCGGGCCTGGACGGGCACGACCGGGGCGCCAAGGTCATCGCGCGGGCCCTGCGCGACGCCGGTATGGAGGTGATCTACACCGGGCTGCACCAGACCCCGGAGCAGATCGTCGACACCGCGATCCAGGAGGACGCCGACGCGATCGGGCTGTCCATCCTCTCCGGTGCCCACAACACCCTCTTCGCGAAGGTCATCGCCCTCCTGGAGGAACGCGACGCGGCGGACATCAAGGTCTTCGGCGGCGGCATCATCCCCGAGGCCGACATCCCCCCGCTCAAGGCGCAGGGCGTCGCGGAGATCTTCACCCCGGGCGCGACGACCGCCTCGATCGTGGAGTGGGTCCGGGCGAACGTGCGCTCGCTGGCGGTCTGA